CAGCCCCCAGTTTTTGTAGAGGCTGATACACATGCAACATATATACAGCCTCATGTCATAGCTACTGATGCAAATCAATTCTTGGATACACCAATAGTTGATTCCTCACCTGTCGACCATCAGGAGCAACATGATGCATTACCTAGTTTCTCCCATGCTGATGCAGAACCTGCTGCTCCTCAAGATAGCATTGCCCCTCACACACATACAAATGAGGATAATGTTTTTGAAGAACCTGAACTCTACTCATCAGATGCTTCCACACCCTTGAGGAGATATGGAAGAATGACTAAACAACCATTGTGGTTGACAGATTATATAGTACCTCTGCAAACCAAGAAGCCTGATTCCATGGCTAATTACCTTTTTTATGATCAACTATCTTCCTCTCACAGAACTTATTTAGGGGTCTTCTCAGCAGTATCTGAACCTACATCTTTTTATGAAGCCTGCAAGGATGCTAGGTGGATAGAAGCAATGCATGCAGAAATAGCAGCACTACAAGCCAACAAAACTTGGGAGTTGGTGTGTTTGCCTCCAGGGAAGACTCCCAGTGGGTGTAGATGGGTGTACAAGGTCAAGCTTAGAGCTAATGGAGAAATATAAAGGTTTAAGTCTAGACTAGTAGCCAAAGGCTATAGTCAAAAAGAAGGCCTTAACTATAATAAAATATTCTCTCATGTAGTTAAGATTGCTACTGTTAGGACAGTCCTTTCCTTGGCAACTATGCAACATTGGCATATCCAACAGATGGATGTTTACAATGCTTTTTTGCAGGGAGACCTAGATGATGAAGTCTATATGGAGTTGCCACAGGGATTTTCAAGCCAGGGGGAGACAATTGGCATATCTAAGCTAGTTTGCAGACTTGTTAAATCCCCGTATGGGTTAAAGCAGGCTAGCAGACAATGTAATTTAAAATTGACTGAAGCCTTATTACAGTCATGATTTAAGCAAAGTGGTCTTGACCCTTCATTGTTCATTAAATAGAATCAAAGTGATGTAGTAGTGATTCTTGTCTATGTCGATGATATGCTAATTGCTGGAAATAATCAGCAGATGATACGGGCAACAAAAGATTCTCTACACAAGACTTTCAAGATTAACGATTTAGGAGAGCTAAAGTTCTTTCTTGGAGTGGAATTTAGCAGGTCGAGCAAAGGTATTCTAGTGAATCAGAAAAAATATGCCTTGGAGATTATATCTGAGTTGGGATTGGGATATGCCAAACCAACTTGGACACCTCTTGAGATGAATGTTAAGCTGACTGTACCAGAGTATGACAAGCTGACAGGTAATGAAGATGATAATATGCTTGGAGATAAGGGGCAGTATCAAAGATTGATATGGAAGCTACTGTATTTGACTCTAACAAGATCTGACATAGCATATACAGTTCAAACGCTTAGTCAATTCCTTCAACAACCCAAAATATCTCATTGGGATGCAGCCATGAAGGTTGCAAGATACATAAAGAGGGAACCAGGACTAGGAGTATTGTTCAGTAGTGAGAAGTCAGACAAAGTCTCTATGTTCTGTGATGCAGACTGGGCATCATGTCCCAACTTAAGAAGGCCAGTCTCTGGGTTCTTGATCAAATATGGTAAGTCATTGATCTCATGGAAATCCAAGAAGCAAAGCACAGTATCAAAAAGTTCAACAGAAGCTGAATATAGGAGCATGGCCAGTGTTGTATCTGAAGTTGTTTGGTTGATTGGGTTATTGAAAGAGTTGGGAGCAGCTGTAGCATTACCAGTTAATTTGTATTGTGATAATAAAGCAACCTTACAAATAGCTGTCAATCCAGTATATCATGAAAGGATTAAACATATTGAAATAGATTGCCATTTTATCAAGGAGAAGATACAAATGGGATTGGTTAGAACACAACATATTACCTCAAGAGACCAACTAGCAGACATATTGACAAAAGGTCTAAACAGAACACATCATGAGTTGTTGACTGGCAAGCTGGGAGTACTTAATGTGTTTGTACCTGCCAGCTTGAGGGGGACTGTAGAAATGGGAGCTACTTAGACAAAGTGGCATTATTGTAAATAGCCAAGTAGATTAGTTAATTAGGTCGGTACTTTGACTTAGTCTATAAATAGAAGTAGTTAGAGTACACACTGCATTCGGAACATTATTCTTCTTAGCCAATAACAGAATTCATTTCCCTTCTCTGTTCTTCTCCTTCCTTCTCAATTATCTAGGGTTGATTGCTAAATCACCCATAGATTCACATCACACACAAAAACATACACATGAATGAAAAGATTCATTCAATCGCAATTAGTAGAATTCAGCAAAAAAGTTACATATAAAAAAAAGGGGGAGTCATATGATAATAATCTTCATGGAAGCATATCATCATGGTGAAGGTCTAAATCTGACTCCAGGTAAGTGTCTAGAAACCAACTCTCGTGCTAATGTATGGAGCTCAAAGTTCTCCAGTTCTTGTTCATCGAACGAATCACTTAAACCTGCAGTTATGTCAAATTGAGGATATTCCATATTATTACTTGAAGATGATATGCTTGAAGTAGTGCAGAAGATATCTGAAGATGATTGCAGCCCTGTTGGTGTAATTGGACTTTGTCGCATAGGTAGGTGTGGTAGGGTAGAAAGGCGGGCTTGAACATATGCTAACTCAGCTTGCAAAGTTACAACCTGCGTATATGTATGAAATCAAACCATATGAGTATTAAACATCcgctgaaaaataaaataaaataaaatatatatgagTTTGTTTTCTACTTCACACATTGTCATCTACAAGGCCGCTAGTGTTAATTAATACAAGACAATATTTTCATACTTTAAAATTCTTACCCTGTTAACAATTTACCTTTTAAAATACTAATAGCGTTAAGTCCTTTTCACTAATACACATCGACAGGTGTAATTGTTTTGTTTTACTATTAGTATATTTAACCCGTTGTAACAAATAATTTGCATGATTTTTCAGGTTATTAATCTTGTACTTTTTAATAGACTATATACTTTTATACACTCGTAAATacatttaaacaaaaattacacattatcaaatcacctaaaaaataaatataattaacTATATAAAACTTATTACCTAGAttataatatattaaaataaacAAATAATGTGAAAGTTTTTTACACTGACAATGACATGAAGCATtaagtttttctttttaaattttttacttcTTGTTTTCTTAGGTTTTATTGCTGACTGAAGTCCCAAATCTACAACAAACAAATTAAGAAAAATCCTATGGTTGATAAACACTATAATTTTCGCGAAAATCGATCGTACTATATATATCTGTCAGGTTTCCACCCACCATGGACGGCAAAACCCACATTAATGTATTATGTTCTCTTACGTAATTTTTTGTAACAAAGAGTTAAAGATAACTTCGTGGCGTATAGAAAGTTAATGTCAGAAAGCTTAATTCTGTTCTTGGAAGTGTGTAACATTTGTTATCTCCAATAATGGATAGAATTACAAGTAACAAATTGCTTTCCTACCTAATTAAAGAGCTTTGTGCTTATCTGCCCAATAATAGACATTTCGTAGTATATTTTATTCCTGAGCATTGGAATCTTCCCACGAATTTTAAATGCTTAACTAATTTGTTCcacaaaattttattttagcaTCAAATATAGTTCATAAATGCTAAACTATTAGTCACTACGTTTCATGTTACGTGAAGATGCTTAACTGGACAGCATGATATTTACATAACTATGAAATCATGTCAGTAAAAtttaaagttaatttttttttaaaatataaaaaaggtGAAATTGTAAGATGGCACATTAAATGAAATGCATGGAATAATATTCTTTTGCATCTGAATTTGCCAAATTAACACTTTATAACGCATAGTATTTAGCACATTTGTTGAGTTCCACCATAAACAGGTAAGAAAACAAAGCAAGCAAGAAAGTCAAATTATTGAAAAATGGGAATATATCTCGAGCTGCTAAAGTTGGTTAGGGTTACTTATTACTCCCGCCAAGCAAGACAAAGTATTTCAAAGTCCacatccatcaactattctatacAAAGTTCTCTCTTTCTTGTAGAGGAACAGCACAAGTTAGATTCAATTTTGAGGGATTTAAATTGCATATACTCTATAGCTTTTTTATACCACACGGATTATTCTAAGTTATTAAATCGATTTTGCTATGAAAAGTTACTTGTTAGTAGATCGATTAAATTTAACAGTGTAAAAAATTTATACACTGTCAGTATACTCAATTTAAAAAGGATAAGTTATTTGCAccgataatataatgaattttTTACACCATCAATGTAATTTAATATATTATAACAAGTTACATACAATTAgatctagataacaaattagtgcTATTAAATAGAGTTAGTTAACctataattatctttcaaatgacCTGATTGTGTAAAGTCAATTTAAAAAGAATAAGTTATTTGCAccgataatataatgaattttTTACACCATCAATGTAATTTACtccatccgttcacttttacttggcacgttttgacttttcacgcccattaagaaataataaatgaagtgcataatttacaatgatacccatattaattgatgcatattttattggatttgagaaaataatataaaatgagtaataaatactgcGGGTATAATAGGAAAAAAAAATTGtattctcttgatatgcgtaaatGACAAGTacaaataaaaatctatttataatatatatgccaagtaaaagtgaacggagaaaGTAATATATTATAACAAGTTACATACAATTAGATCTAGATAACAAATTAATGCTATTAAATAGAGTTAGTTAACCTATAATTACCTTTCAAATGACCTTCATTGGGTAAAGATATTTATACTATCAGTGCAAAACACTTTTCAAAATTCAGATAACGTGATAATTTCATGAGCCTTGGAATGTGGTTGGGAAGGAGAAACGCATACTAATGAACCTATGTACAATATCGTAATATGTTACTGTAGTAATAGATGAACTACTACTCATTGTATTACTCCTATTTGTTAGCAACTTGTCAATGAGCAGTAACAAGAAAGACTTCTCAAAGTACCGTGAGAAAAGAGTCGAACCATTTGGAACATATAGACAGTTGAGGGTTCAATCATATAATTTTCTACTATGATCCTTTTGACAATGTATTAGATTTTGAGTCATTGACTATCCTACAGTTTTAAGAAAAATGCTAGCCACAACAAAGGACAGAAGCAAATTTACCTAACCCCACTTTGATAAATCTTGGAATAATTTCAGAAATTTTAGCTTATACTTTTGGATACTCTTTGATCGTATTAGAATGCCAGCTGTTGATAAATCTTGTAATCTTTTCAGAAATTTGAACCAAATTATGGGGCAACCCTAAATCCAATCATTTGATTTCTCTTTTTATCCCCGTTTCTTTGAAGAGCTCTACATAAGTCTATCTTAAGTTTTCAACCCTAAAGCACATCTTATCAACTTCAGCATACAGTCATCATATTAATTATATGAACTTAACAGAAAATACCACTTCTCTTTAGTAAGAATATTGACGAGTAAGAAACCAATCCAAAATCAGAGTTTAAAATGAGAGTGATCTTAATATATTTATACATTAGTACTCTTTTTTAGTATATAATATAAACAGGTTGAGCCGAAACAATAAATACATTTGAACTCACAAATTCATCCCAATAAAATTCACGTCAAGTCAAATCAAGAATCTAGAGTTAATAGGTTCAAATTAGacgtacaattttttttttttttttgaatatatATACATAGGTTGAGACGAGAAGAGAAGAGCTCTCACCTTAAATCCGCCTCGACAAAACGGTAATTGACCATGAATATTACCTGGAAAAAAAGCCAAAAAGTTCATACCTGTTGCTGAAGAGTAAAGATGTGAGCAACACAACCATAGATAGGGTCTCTAACTCTAGCAAGAGCCTCATAGCAAAGTGTAACGACAGCATCCAGACGTTTATGCGCTGGAATTCTGAGCAGCAATTTAGAGGCATTGCTAGCACCAAACACCTTATGTACAGCAGCAAAATGAGCAGTGCCTTGATCAGAATCAAAATAAGGTGCAAATATGCATCCCCTCACACATTTTCTTCTAAGAAACTTGCATGCACCACAAGGCCCGCCACCTCCTCCACCTACaacattattgttgttattgttattatactCACGATCAGCACCACCACAGCCACCGTTcatattttctctctctttctctccctCTCTATATATGTGTGTGATCTTTTATTGTTCACTTGCCTAAGAGAGTTTTTGAGCTGCGTGAGGTCTTGGAAAATTGGAAGAAGAAGCAGGAAGAGAGCTAAAGATTTGGAGAGAGATGGGTATTTATTTAAAAAGAGTATAGACTAAGAAAAGAATGTATAAAATGGACACCTAGCTACTGTTTGTTACTACTAGTATTAATTTAATTCttctctttttttaaaatttaaaattatttgtgGAAGCTTTTGGTGGTGGGTCAGTTGATAGACCTTCCAAGAGAGTAAATCTCACCATACATATTTTAGGATAACAAGAGTTTAGTCCCATAAATTGATCagattatttaaataaaaattagatataatatttataaaaattGAGATTAGTAACCTACAAAGTAGGACATTTTATTTGTTACAACAAATAAGAAACACGGAATTACGCTTTCTCGTCTAACTTAATTTATGTGAGAGAGTTTGATTGGGCAAGAAATTTAGGAGAGAGACTTTTGAAAATTGGGGTATATAGACTCTTTAAACTATTGGAGTAATTAATATATGCTTTTTCTGTCTCAATTTATATGTACTTTTTTTTGTGGTCTcaaaaagaataattttaaattttttattttatcttataaGATAATTTATAATCAAGACaaatatttttatcttgttttagAATAAATTATAAAACTAGTTCTTTCTTTCATAAACGGTATATCAAGTTAGTATGCATCACATAAAATAAGACGAAGAGAGTGAGACAAATCTTTATAAAAGGTCATAGAAATTTTTTGTGTTCTGTAGGGGTGGAACTAGGGGGTGCATATTGGTGTAAACTTCTAAGCCAAGGCAAAAGAGAGAAGCTAAAAGGAGGAAAACAAGCTGCAGCTTGCGTGAAGCAAACATACATGCGGTGGAGTGGATACTGGACAGTAATAGCTCCCATTTTTTTTCCTGGTTTCTTTCTTTAAGAAAGATTTCTTCAATCAACCACTGTGTGTGTTTACACCCCCACGTGCGAGTCCCATGGGAAATATATCCCATCATTCCATCAATCATACCATTACTCCCTCTTTCACACACTCTTGCCCAACTTCCTTCTCTCTTGTCATTTCCATCCCATCACATCACACACACACTCCAGTCTCCAGACCAGTATTACTACACTGTCTAAAAATAAACAAGGAGACTGCATGTGTGTAATTACTCTTTTGATTTCGTAGACTGTATTAGTACCTCATATGAtaccttatttttatttttatttttgataacTGTATGACCCAAAAAATAGATCTTGATTTTATACAATTAGATTTGTTAGAAAATAAGGTTAATTACAGCCAACATTAATATTCAATGATAGATCCAGCACTTTAAGGCCCCTATTTACTGTATAATATTAAAGAAGGCGGTCTTGAGATAATAATGGAACAATAATGACTTGAAAATATAAAGGAGAgcaataaatataataaatgactttcaaataataaataagatatgaATAACCCGACAAGGATGAGACCCTGAGACGTGTTTTCTGACAATGGTGGATGATGATAAACAATCGTGTATTCCAATCCTTCTTGGTGTTAGGACCGAAATAATCAGGTGTCATGCAGGAGCTAGTAAAGCAAaccttgaacgacgataaatcagaaagtaaaagagaaatctaccaaaagagacacaaatatttaacgtggttcggtcaattgacctacgtccacagcggagatgagcaatccactatattaaaatagagtacaaaatatcgagagagcAACCTCACGAAGAGACAAATacaagtgacacactaacacttGTCCTGTAAAGTTCTCCCTCTAAACACTACTCTCAAACCCgatatggctacattgtggatgctgatgaatgagaaggaaggatcctcaatttataaagGTCTAAAACCTTTCCCTACAAGAAAAAGGACTAGCCAATATGGAAGATTTATAATTTCCTTCTACGAGAAGGAAAACCCAATTATGATAAATATGTTGCCCTTTCCTTCAAGAGATAGGAAAACCAAATATGGTAAAATAATTTGGACAACACCTAATAATTCTCCCCCTTGACCTGGATTTTCTGATAAAATAAACTTGATCCACCTTCTTCACTTAACCTGTAACAGGTCGCATCTCTAAATCTCCACCACGAAGTTTGTCTCAACGTGCGTAGCActccggtcaaatttctcagACAAAAATCATGATTACCGTCAAATAGGTTGCGGCTAGAACTAAACCCGCCAAGATGAACCTATCTTgaaccttgctctgataccacttgttatAACCGCAAAAAATCAGGTGTCATGCAGGAGCTAGTAAAGCAAaccttgaacgacgataaatcagaaaataaaagagaaatctaccaaaagagacacaaatatttaacgtggttcggtcaattgacctacgtctacggcggagatgagcaatccactatattaaaagagagtacaaaatatcaagagagcaacctcacgaagaggcaaacacaagtgacacactaacacttgtcccgTAAAGTTCTCCCCCTAAACACGACTCTCAAACCCGATATGGCTATATTGTGGATGCTTATGAATGAGaaggaaggatcctcaatttatagaggtCTAAAACCTTTCCCTACAAGAAAAAGGACTAGCCAATATGGAAGATTTATAATTTACTTCTACGAGAAGGAAAAtccaattatggtaaatatgttgccctttccttcaagagataggaaaaccaaatatggtaagaaaattaGGTCAACACCTAACACTTGGGTCGGGAGAGaggaataaaagaaggaaaatataaaGTTAGGCTTTGTTTCTATTCTATAAAGTGCGAATCTTGTACAGAGAATGTTGATGAAATTCTTTACAAAAGGTCCAATCCCCTTTCTAATCTACATCTCTTTCTATTTATTATAGCACATGGGCCACAAAAACCTAGATAGTACAACAGAAGGGAATATCCATCAAAATATTCTCTAAGGAATTTAAATCCTAAGACTGGTCTTCACTTTGTACTGAGGATAGATGTTCGTCCTCGTCTTCATCCTATTCTTCTGCTAAGCCATTTCGACTTCGACACCACTTTATGTTTTATATTTGACCTCGACCTTTTGGAGTCATATCGACACGTCACTACCAGCAAAGGCTTTATTATCGTTGAATAAGTCAAACACATAAAATAAAGTTTttacccatacagttagtccctccgcttgtcGAGGTCATCCTTAGGGACGGGCTAGATAAGTGGATAATGGTGGACGTGGTCGTTGTCAAATACAGACACCGTGGAATTATGAGAGCCGCATATTTCGAATTCGTGCCGTTTTAATTTTCTCGGGTGACCTTTGGAGAGAAAATGACGTGGCTGAGATGTAACGTCAGGCATCATGATGACGCTTGGTTCCGATGTGTCACGTCAGGACACACGTAGCTCGTGGATTTGCTCTGCCGGTTTGACTCCGGCTGCAATCATGATGAATCGCTTCGAATCCCAAGGTCCCCCTTTAAAAAGAGGGGATGATCAACGCTATTTgaatattttcttcattttcactACCTAAGTTTTCTTCACCTTCTCTAAATTTTCTTCCCTTGCCCATCGTCCTCTAAAGTtctcttttattttctcaactcTTTTCCTTCCCAAACTCCATACCTCTACAAGCATGTCTAGTTTAACTTCTGGTGTTCGTGGTGGAGATGTTCCTAGTACCAATGAGGAGATTCCAGCTACCCTATTGGCTGCTACGGCACCCGTCAGCGGGGGAGATGCCACCACCGTCATTGAAGCAGAGCCTCTTCCCTAGGAGATAATTCCTCGTAATCTTGATGCGAAACTGGACCTGCAATTGCAGCCGAAGGTGGTAGAGAAAGCTTTCTGGTCTTCTTTAATGGCCA
The DNA window shown above is from Nicotiana tomentosiformis chromosome 8, ASM39032v3, whole genome shotgun sequence and carries:
- the LOC104119173 gene encoding LOB domain-containing protein 19-like, with the translated sequence MNGGCGGADREYNNNNNNNVVGGGGGGPCGACKFLRRKCVRGCIFAPYFDSDQGTAHFAAVHKVFGASNASKLLLRIPAHKRLDAVVTLCYEALARVRDPIYGCVAHIFTLQQQVVTLQAELAYVQARLSTLPHLPMRQSPITPTGLQSSSDIFCTTSSISSSSNNMEYPQFDITAGLSDSFDEQELENFELHTLARELVSRHLPGVRFRPSP